CAGCCCCGGCCGGTCGTCTCGGAGTCCGCGCGCAACCGGTTCCAGGGGCTGGTGACCAAGGTGCTGCGCGACACGGTCATGGCCCAGGTCGAGATCCAGGCCGGACCGCACCGGTTCGTCTCGCTCATGAGCCGCGAGGCCGCCGACGAGCTCGGGCTGGAGCCCGGCGTCCTGGCGATCGCGGCCGTGAAGTCCACCAACGTCGTCGTGGAGGTGCCGGCGCAATGAACGCTCCCCGCCGGTCCGTCCTCACCGGCCTCGCCGCCGGCG
This genomic stretch from Oryzihumus leptocrescens harbors:
- a CDS encoding TOBE domain-containing protein is translated as MTTFRVREAAELLGVSDDTVRRWADAGRLETVTDASGRRTVEGAVLARFAEELAAAVERPQPRPVVSESARNRFQGLVTKVLRDTVMAQVEIQAGPHRFVSLMSREAADELGLEPGVLAIAAVKSTNVVVEVPAQ